From the Trichocoleus sp. genome, one window contains:
- a CDS encoding SpoIID/LytB domain-containing protein — translation MVKLHLPVFLKQRPLPFLLVGSLPLVALIAIAARHASSPLQAVARLNQIPALSQLILKSIAPAPAPAPSPSPTPTPTPAATPKSASPKPVQPHNFTPEERAINEKVKQDLLATSALVDSVIEMKIAIAQGVPALSLSTTTAAQLTDQKGQLLRSIATNTVYQVQPSGDGIILNGESFPSIVWVSLPPNGLFRLGDRTYHGQLLLVADSGRLWAVNYVNLRQYLHSVVASEVSPSWDMAALKAQAVAARSYALTYYFKPVSSLFQMGADEYYQVYSGIDREAESTSQAVDATSGEFVSARGGIVESLYAASDDIVMEAFQGRGMSQLGALNLAEQGYSYEQILSHYYPGTGIGKIAMDQE, via the coding sequence ATGGTCAAACTTCACCTCCCAGTTTTCCTGAAACAGCGTCCGCTGCCTTTTTTGCTGGTCGGAAGTCTACCGCTGGTTGCCCTGATTGCGATCGCTGCCCGTCATGCCAGTTCACCGTTACAAGCTGTAGCTCGGTTGAATCAAATTCCCGCTCTTTCGCAGCTCATTCTCAAATCGATCGCGCCTGCGCCTGCGCCTGCCCCATCTCCTTCTCCCACGCCTACGCCCACCCCCGCCGCCACGCCCAAATCTGCATCACCAAAGCCCGTTCAACCCCATAACTTTACGCCAGAAGAACGCGCTATCAACGAGAAAGTAAAACAGGATTTGCTGGCAACTTCGGCGCTGGTAGATTCAGTGATTGAAATGAAAATTGCCATTGCTCAGGGAGTTCCGGCACTCAGTCTCAGCACCACCACTGCAGCTCAGTTAACGGATCAAAAAGGGCAATTGCTTCGATCGATCGCGACCAATACTGTTTATCAGGTGCAGCCCAGTGGCGATGGCATTATCCTCAACGGCGAATCATTTCCGTCGATTGTTTGGGTCAGCTTGCCTCCAAATGGGTTGTTTCGGTTGGGCGATCGAACCTATCACGGACAGTTGTTGCTCGTTGCAGATTCAGGCAGGCTATGGGCAGTGAACTATGTCAACCTGAGACAGTATTTGCACAGCGTTGTCGCCAGTGAAGTCTCTCCTAGCTGGGATATGGCAGCCCTCAAAGCGCAAGCAGTCGCAGCCCGATCGTACGCCCTGACTTACTATTTCAAGCCTGTGAGTTCGCTGTTCCAGATGGGCGCAGACGAATACTACCAGGTTTACAGCGGCATCGATCGAGAAGCAGAGTCCACCAGTCAAGCAGTTGATGCAACCAGCGGCGAGTTTGTCAGTGCTCGGGGCGGCATCGTTGAATCGCTTTATGCAGCCTCAGACGATATCGTGATGGAAGCCTTCCAGGGCAGAGGGATGAGCCAGTTAGGAGCCTTGAATCTCGCAGAGCAGGGCTATAGCTACGAGCAAATTTTGAGCCACTACTATCCAGGCACAGGCATTGGAAAAATTGCGATGGATCAGGAGTAA
- the cysW gene encoding sulfate ABC transporter permease subunit CysW, translating into MTLNPASIDSHVQPDSPKPNSPAKTGTASWVKGALIGFVILYLGLVLFIPALNVFVQAFTGGMGGFFNTFSDRAFLNAVKLTLLMAFIAVPVNTVFGLCAAWVIARHRFRGRTLLLSILDLPFAISPVVAGLMLVLLYGRNGWFGPLLGSADIKIIFAAPGMILATAFVSLPFVAREVIPVLEEVGPEQEEAAKTLGAKDWQIFWRVTLPNIRWGLLYGVLLTNARAMGEFGAVSVVSGNIAGRTQTLPLYVEEAYKQYHTQAAYTAATLLACLAVVTLILKEILERRTGRRGAA; encoded by the coding sequence ATGACGCTTAATCCTGCTTCGATCGATTCGCACGTTCAGCCTGATAGCCCCAAGCCAAATAGCCCTGCCAAAACAGGGACAGCCTCCTGGGTCAAGGGTGCTCTGATTGGGTTTGTTATTCTTTATCTCGGCTTAGTTTTGTTTATTCCGGCGCTCAATGTCTTCGTTCAGGCATTTACCGGGGGCATGGGCGGATTTTTCAACACCTTCAGCGATCGAGCCTTTCTAAATGCAGTCAAGCTCACCTTGCTTATGGCATTCATTGCTGTTCCGGTGAATACTGTCTTTGGGCTTTGTGCTGCCTGGGTGATCGCGCGTCATCGTTTCCGCGGACGTACCTTGCTGCTAAGCATTCTCGACCTGCCATTTGCGATTTCGCCAGTTGTAGCGGGACTGATGCTCGTCCTGCTTTATGGACGAAACGGCTGGTTTGGTCCCCTGCTTGGATCTGCCGATATCAAAATTATTTTTGCTGCTCCTGGCATGATCCTGGCAACTGCCTTTGTCTCATTACCTTTTGTGGCAAGAGAGGTCATCCCCGTTCTAGAAGAGGTGGGACCAGAGCAAGAAGAAGCAGCCAAAACCCTTGGTGCAAAAGATTGGCAAATTTTCTGGCGAGTCACTCTGCCAAATATCCGTTGGGGGTTGTTGTACGGTGTTCTGCTGACCAATGCAAGGGCGATGGGTGAGTTTGGAGCGGTTTCCGTTGTTTCTGGCAATATTGCAGGCAGAACACAAACCCTACCGCTTTATGTAGAAGAAGCCTATAAGCAATACCATACGCAGGCTGCCTACACTGCTGCAACCCTGTTGGCATGCTTGGCGGTTGTCACGCTCATTCTCAAGGAAATTCTGGAGCGCAGAACAGGAAGGCGAGGAGCCGCTTAG
- a CDS encoding NAD(P)H-quinone oxidoreductase subunit 5, giving the protein MEPMYKYAWLIPVLPLAGAMLLGLGLISYGEATNRLRKLSATFIVSLIGTAMVLSFALLWSQVQGHAPYVQMFEWASAGDFHLSMGYTIDHLTAMMLVIVTTVAFFVMIYTDGYMAHDPGYVRFYAYLSLFSSSMLGLVISPNLLQVYIFWELVGMCSYLLIGFWYDRKAAADACQKAFVVNRVGDFGLLLGILALYWATGTFEFQAMGDRLTDLVQSGTLSVALAGLFAVLVFLGPVAKSAQFPLHVWLPDAMEGPTPISALIHAATMVAAGVFLIARMYPVFENIPAAMTVIAWTGAFTAFLGASIAITQNDIKKGLAYSTMSQLGYMVMAMGAGAYGAGLFHLMTHAYFKAMLFLGSGSVIHGMESVVGHDPVYAQDMRLMGGLRKYMPITAITFLIGTLAISGIPPFAGFWSKDEILGSTFEVNPVLWGIGWLTAGITAFYMFRMYFSTFEGSFRGEDESIKKQLKVEQFKRMGLSLGPGAMNSQELALSQEGNDHEVHTGDEHHSHEPHESPITMTLPLMALAIPSILIGLIGTPFANYFEEFIHPGHGVMAEELTAAGEMASEFDWSEFLIMGGSSVGIALIGITLASLMYLSRKIDPAAIANKIKPFYELSLNKWYFDELYDVLFVQGSRRLARQVLEVDVRIVDGIVNLAGFVTLVTGEALKYLENGRVQFYALIVFGAVLGLVLVSGIT; this is encoded by the coding sequence ATGGAACCAATGTATAAATACGCCTGGCTAATTCCCGTTCTGCCGCTGGCAGGCGCGATGCTGCTGGGCTTAGGTTTGATATCTTATGGCGAAGCAACCAATCGGCTTCGCAAGTTGAGTGCCACATTCATTGTTTCCTTAATTGGAACTGCAATGGTGCTGTCGTTTGCCCTGCTATGGAGCCAAGTCCAGGGGCACGCACCTTATGTGCAAATGTTTGAATGGGCATCAGCGGGTGATTTTCACCTTTCGATGGGCTACACCATTGATCACTTAACAGCAATGATGCTGGTGATCGTCACGACGGTTGCTTTCTTCGTGATGATTTACACCGATGGGTACATGGCTCATGACCCCGGATATGTCCGCTTCTACGCTTATTTGAGCCTATTTAGTTCTTCAATGCTCGGTTTGGTCATTAGCCCAAATCTGCTGCAAGTTTATATTTTTTGGGAACTGGTGGGGATGTGTTCCTACCTGCTGATTGGCTTCTGGTACGATCGCAAAGCCGCTGCCGATGCCTGTCAGAAAGCCTTTGTCGTGAACCGCGTTGGGGACTTTGGACTACTGCTTGGTATTCTGGCGCTTTATTGGGCAACCGGAACCTTTGAGTTTCAAGCAATGGGCGATCGGCTGACAGATCTGGTGCAGTCTGGAACATTGAGCGTTGCTCTAGCAGGTCTCTTTGCTGTGCTGGTCTTCTTGGGTCCGGTGGCAAAGTCGGCGCAGTTTCCGCTGCATGTTTGGCTGCCTGATGCAATGGAAGGTCCAACTCCCATTTCAGCCTTAATTCACGCTGCAACCATGGTGGCTGCCGGAGTCTTCCTGATTGCTCGGATGTATCCGGTGTTTGAAAACATCCCTGCGGCAATGACTGTGATTGCCTGGACAGGGGCATTTACCGCTTTCTTGGGTGCATCGATCGCCATTACCCAAAACGACATCAAAAAAGGGTTGGCATATTCTACGATGTCGCAGTTGGGTTACATGGTGATGGCAATGGGCGCTGGCGCTTACGGCGCTGGGCTGTTTCACCTGATGACCCACGCTTACTTCAAGGCGATGCTGTTCCTGGGATCGGGTTCAGTCATTCATGGGATGGAATCAGTCGTAGGTCATGATCCGGTTTATGCGCAGGATATGCGCCTCATGGGTGGGCTGCGGAAATACATGCCCATTACCGCAATCACTTTCTTGATTGGTACTCTGGCAATCAGCGGAATTCCACCGTTCGCTGGATTCTGGTCAAAAGACGAAATTCTTGGCTCTACCTTTGAAGTGAACCCAGTCCTCTGGGGTATCGGCTGGTTGACGGCTGGGATCACCGCCTTTTATATGTTCCGGATGTATTTCAGCACCTTTGAAGGGTCATTCCGGGGCGAAGACGAGTCAATTAAAAAGCAGCTCAAAGTTGAGCAGTTCAAGCGGATGGGTTTGTCGCTTGGTCCAGGTGCAATGAACTCGCAGGAGCTTGCCCTTTCTCAGGAAGGCAACGATCACGAAGTTCACACGGGCGATGAGCATCACAGTCATGAGCCGCATGAGTCACCAATTACAATGACGCTGCCGCTGATGGCGCTGGCAATTCCTTCAATTTTGATTGGTCTGATCGGCACACCGTTTGCCAACTACTTCGAGGAGTTCATCCATCCGGGTCACGGGGTGATGGCGGAAGAGTTGACCGCAGCAGGCGAAATGGCTTCTGAGTTTGATTGGTCAGAGTTCCTGATTATGGGCGGTAGCTCCGTTGGGATCGCTTTGATTGGTATTACGCTGGCATCCCTGATGTACCTCAGCCGTAAAATTGACCCTGCCGCGATCGCCAACAAAATTAAGCCATTCTACGAGCTCTCGCTAAACAAGTGGTATTTCGATGAGCTTTATGATGTGCTCTTTGTCCAGGGCAGCCGCCGTTTAGCGCGTCAGGTGCTCGAAGTCGATGTGCGAATTGTCGATGGCATCGTCAACTTGGCAGGTTTCGTTACCCTGGTGACGGGTGAAGCCTTGAAATACCTGGAAAATGGGCGAGTTCAGTTCTATGCTCTGATTGTGTTTGGGGCAGTGCTGGGTTTAGTGCTGGTTTCCGGAATTACGTAA
- the cysT gene encoding sulfate ABC transporter permease subunit CysT, whose product MTSVSESPTRPGRSRKFALPSLPWGVTIVYLTLMLLVPIAALTLKSSTLDLGQIWKIATDPVAISTYNVTFLTSFAAALVNGVAGLIIAWVLVRYDFPLKRLVDAAIDLPFALPTAVAGLTLATVYSDNGWLGSLLAPFGIKIAFTRLGVFVAMLFISLPFVVRTVQPVLQETEIDVEEAAWSLGASQWQTFWRVVLPPLMPAVLTGIALGFARAVGEYGSVVIVSSNIPFKDLIVPVLIFQRLEQYDYAGATVIGMVMLLISLVMLIAINLLQAWGRRYDA is encoded by the coding sequence ATGACTTCTGTTTCCGAATCCCCAACTCGACCAGGACGATCGCGCAAATTTGCTCTGCCTTCCTTGCCCTGGGGCGTGACGATCGTTTATTTAACGTTGATGCTGCTGGTGCCGATCGCAGCCCTGACTTTGAAATCTAGCACGCTTGATCTAGGGCAAATTTGGAAAATTGCGACTGACCCGGTTGCCATTTCCACCTATAACGTTACTTTCTTGACCTCTTTTGCTGCGGCTTTGGTCAATGGGGTGGCTGGACTGATTATTGCCTGGGTACTGGTGCGCTATGACTTTCCGCTGAAGCGGTTAGTGGATGCGGCGATCGACCTGCCTTTTGCGCTGCCTACAGCGGTTGCAGGTTTGACTCTGGCAACTGTTTATAGCGACAACGGTTGGCTTGGATCTTTGCTGGCTCCCTTTGGCATCAAAATTGCATTTACGCGCCTGGGCGTATTTGTCGCGATGCTATTTATCTCGCTGCCCTTTGTTGTCAGAACGGTTCAGCCTGTTTTACAAGAAACAGAGATTGATGTGGAAGAAGCTGCCTGGTCGTTGGGTGCGTCGCAGTGGCAAACATTTTGGCGCGTTGTTTTGCCGCCGCTGATGCCTGCGGTATTAACCGGGATCGCCCTGGGGTTTGCGCGTGCCGTTGGAGAATATGGTTCAGTTGTCATTGTCTCCTCCAACATTCCCTTCAAGGATTTGATTGTGCCTGTTTTGATCTTTCAGCGGCTAGAACAGTACGACTATGCGGGCGCAACCGTAATCGGAATGGTCATGCTGCTTATTTCGCTGGTTATGTTAATTGCAATTAACCTATTACAAGCTTGGGGACGACGCTATGACGCTTAA
- a CDS encoding YdcF family protein, with translation MLRGQQYLLHHLLHRSRFSFFRRIRIGIGLFLAMWLLLMGLQLRSAARQPVEAFLVLGGSIRREIYVASLVQQFPEVPVLISSGSPPPCLWLIFQRAGASMHRVWLENCARSTFGNFFYSTPILQQWHVHKVKLITSPTHLPRALWLGRILLAAHGIWVEPEIVTEQGIPGNRESWLKTGLDMARGLLWAGISQIYQPTCQNLQLLEAIDRAEWNRQGFTCERQGNLEK, from the coding sequence ATGCTGCGAGGGCAACAATATTTATTGCATCATTTATTGCATCGATCGCGCTTCAGCTTTTTTCGCCGAATTAGGATCGGTATTGGGCTGTTCTTAGCCATGTGGCTGTTGTTGATGGGGTTGCAGTTGCGATCGGCAGCCCGTCAGCCTGTAGAAGCGTTTTTGGTGTTGGGGGGCAGCATTCGCCGCGAAATTTATGTTGCGAGTCTGGTGCAGCAGTTTCCAGAGGTGCCAGTTCTGATCTCTAGCGGTTCGCCGCCGCCCTGCCTCTGGCTGATTTTTCAACGAGCAGGCGCATCAATGCATCGAGTTTGGCTAGAGAACTGTGCGCGATCGACCTTTGGCAATTTCTTTTACAGCACCCCTATCTTGCAGCAGTGGCATGTGCACAAGGTCAAGCTCATCACCTCCCCCACACATCTGCCAAGAGCGCTATGGCTAGGACGAATTTTGCTGGCAGCCCATGGCATTTGGGTTGAACCTGAAATTGTTACAGAACAGGGAATTCCTGGCAATCGCGAATCCTGGCTTAAAACGGGGCTAGATATGGCTCGCGGCTTACTCTGGGCAGGGATCAGCCAAATTTATCAGCCCACCTGTCAAAATCTACAGTTGCTTGAAGCGATCGATCGTGCTGAATGGAACCGACAGGGTTTTACTTGCGAAAGACAGGGCAACCTAGAGAAATGA
- the glgA gene encoding glycogen synthase GlgA, protein MYIVQIASECAPVIKAGGLGDVVYGLSRELEIRGNTVEIILPKYDCMRYDHVWGLHEAYRDLMVPWFGASIRCTVFCGWVHGRLCFFIDPHSEDFFFNRRCYYGCDDDNMRFAFFSKAALEFLLITNKRPDVIHCHDWQTGLIPVMLYEIYKYHGMEYQRVCYTIHNFKHQGIGGNEVLTATGLNRPEYYFSYDRLQDNFNPFVLNFMKGGIVYSNFVTTVSPHHAWEAHHGEFGYGLGHTLHLYQHKFGGVLNGIDYDVWNPESDQYIPYYFNANDLRGKDKNKKALRERLWLRQEDKPLIAYIGRLDDQKGVHLVHHAIYYALLRDAQFVLLGSATEPGINAHFWHEKQFLNNNPDVHLELGFNEELSHLIYAGADMIVVPSNFEPCGLTQMIGLRYGTVPIVRGVGGLVNTVFDRDYDETHLPQERNGYVFQQTDYQALESAVDRAIGLWRYYPEEFEQLQIQGMQYDYSWNHPGEDYMAIYEHIRHR, encoded by the coding sequence ATGTACATCGTGCAGATTGCCTCGGAATGTGCCCCAGTGATTAAGGCAGGCGGCTTGGGTGACGTAGTGTATGGTCTCAGTCGAGAACTAGAGATTCGTGGAAACACCGTCGAAATCATCCTGCCTAAATACGACTGTATGCGATATGACCACGTCTGGGGGCTACATGAAGCTTACCGAGATCTGATGGTTCCCTGGTTTGGGGCAAGCATTCGCTGTACCGTGTTCTGCGGCTGGGTGCATGGGCGACTCTGCTTTTTCATCGACCCCCACTCAGAAGACTTTTTCTTCAATCGTCGCTGCTACTACGGCTGTGATGATGACAATATGCGATTTGCCTTTTTCAGTAAGGCAGCCCTGGAATTTTTGCTCATCACCAATAAAAGACCGGATGTGATCCATTGCCACGATTGGCAAACTGGGCTAATTCCCGTCATGCTCTATGAAATCTACAAATATCACGGGATGGAATATCAGCGAGTCTGCTACACCATCCACAACTTTAAGCACCAGGGCATTGGCGGCAATGAAGTCTTGACTGCAACCGGGCTAAACCGACCCGAATATTACTTCAGCTACGATCGCCTCCAGGATAATTTCAATCCCTTTGTGCTCAACTTCATGAAAGGGGGCATTGTCTATTCCAACTTTGTCACGACCGTTTCCCCGCATCATGCCTGGGAAGCGCATCATGGCGAGTTTGGCTATGGTCTGGGACATACGCTACACCTGTATCAACATAAGTTTGGCGGCGTGCTAAACGGGATTGATTATGATGTCTGGAACCCGGAGTCTGATCAGTACATTCCTTATTATTTCAATGCCAACGATCTGCGCGGCAAAGACAAAAACAAAAAAGCGCTGCGGGAACGGCTCTGGCTGCGTCAGGAAGATAAACCGCTGATTGCCTATATTGGTCGTTTGGATGATCAAAAAGGGGTGCATCTGGTGCATCATGCAATCTACTATGCCCTCCTCCGAGACGCGCAGTTTGTCTTGCTTGGCTCCGCCACCGAACCTGGAATCAACGCCCACTTCTGGCACGAAAAGCAATTCTTAAATAACAATCCAGATGTCCATCTTGAGCTGGGATTCAACGAAGAACTCTCACACCTGATCTATGCCGGGGCAGACATGATTGTTGTACCGAGCAACTTTGAACCCTGTGGACTGACACAAATGATTGGCTTGAGATATGGCACAGTGCCGATCGTCCGAGGTGTGGGTGGTTTGGTCAATACCGTGTTCGATCGAGACTACGACGAGACTCATCTCCCCCAAGAGCGCAATGGCTATGTGTTCCAGCAAACTGATTATCAAGCACTTGAGTCAGCCGTGGATCGGGCGATCGGGCTATGGCGATACTATCCAGAAGAGTTCGAGCAGTTGCAGATTCAGGGAATGCAGTACGACTATTCGTGGAATCATCCAGGCGAAGACTACATGGCAATCTACGAGCATATCCGTCATCGATAG
- a CDS encoding sugar ABC transporter permease has protein sequence MVERSDFSGVATPLTKGEALSETIAAWLFLAPALILLGVFVVYPIGYLVYLSLTTGSFTRAGVHWVGLRNYARLLSDSDFWQVLGNTVYFTVATVIPSLVVPLALAVLLDRAILLRDLLRTAFFLPSITSLVAVGLGFRWLFQTDGWINHALQVWGVHPIPWFSSTLWAMPVLILLSIWKQIGFNLVVFLAGLQTIPTSRYEAAELDGATDWQKFWYITLPGLRPTLIFATITTVIFTFRSFEQPYVMTGGGPLNSTNLLVYYVYEQAFAQFDFGYAAALTIGLLIVTIGLVYLQLKVTQSDS, from the coding sequence ATGGTTGAACGTTCTGATTTTTCTGGCGTTGCCACTCCTCTAACGAAAGGGGAAGCCTTATCAGAGACGATCGCTGCCTGGCTATTTTTGGCTCCGGCTCTGATCTTGCTAGGCGTTTTTGTGGTCTATCCGATCGGCTATCTGGTTTATTTAAGCTTGACGACTGGCAGTTTTACTCGTGCCGGGGTGCATTGGGTTGGGCTGAGGAATTATGCCCGGCTTCTGAGTGATTCAGACTTCTGGCAAGTTTTAGGCAATACCGTTTATTTCACAGTGGCAACCGTAATTCCCAGTTTGGTGGTGCCGCTGGCTCTGGCAGTGTTGCTCGATCGGGCGATCCTGCTGCGCGACTTGCTGCGAACCGCCTTTTTCCTGCCATCAATCACGTCTCTGGTGGCAGTCGGTTTAGGGTTCCGCTGGCTGTTTCAAACCGATGGCTGGATTAATCACGCGCTTCAGGTTTGGGGAGTGCATCCCATTCCCTGGTTCAGCAGCACGCTTTGGGCAATGCCCGTCCTGATATTGCTCAGCATTTGGAAGCAAATTGGCTTTAATCTAGTCGTTTTTCTCGCCGGACTGCAAACCATCCCCACAAGTCGCTATGAAGCCGCCGAACTGGATGGCGCAACCGACTGGCAAAAGTTCTGGTACATCACGCTGCCCGGACTCCGCCCCACCCTCATTTTCGCCACCATCACCACCGTCATTTTCACCTTTCGCAGCTTCGAGCAACCTTATGTGATGACAGGCGGCGGTCCTCTCAACTCAACCAATCTGCTCGTCTACTATGTCTACGAACAGGCGTTTGCCCAATTCGACTTTGGCTATGCTGCTGCCCTCACGATCGGCTTACTAATTGTGACGATCGGACTGGTCTACCTGCAGCTTAAAGTCACCCAAAGCGATAGTTAG